The following proteins are encoded in a genomic region of Cryptomeria japonica chromosome 11, Sugi_1.0, whole genome shotgun sequence:
- the LOC131063936 gene encoding uncharacterized protein LOC131063936, translated as MKNAYADSEEPSNPKRARFNSSFQQEWNPNAYTVCSHNPMDEQRLGPLGLKLRKSPSLKELIDRSLGHKHRETLEDVKSSAWDMAKNITFEEKKKASNFSALALRIGAWEYVSRFEGDLVAKCYFSKRKLVWEVLEGGLKSKLEIQWGDISGLNATCPQNGPGTLEIELSRPPMFFKESDPQPRKHTIWQATSDFTSGQATLYKRHLLQFAKGQLERHYQNLIQSDARLNMLSKKGLANRDSPLFDTGFSDQCSLYLRLLQQNISPVKPHSAYMNSGSYLPPLTCSSEAEQSNISDVGQVENEESFSGFSVSTSEEKNSWSSRRNTKLDELARYLLDDSIL; from the exons ATGAAGAACGCTTACGCAGATTCAGAGGAGCCATCAAACCCTAAGCGCGCCAGATTTAACAGTTCATTTCAACAG GAGTGGAACCCTAATGCATACACAGTATGTTCACATAATCCAATGGATGAGCAGAGACTGGGTCCATTGGGATTAAAGCTGAGGAAAAGTCCATCCTTGAAAGAACTTATTGACAGGAGTTTAGGGCACAAGCACAGAGAAACTTTAGAGGATGTGAAAAGTTCGGCATGGGACATGGCTAAGAACATTACctttgaggagaagaagaaagccTCTAACTTCTCAGCCCTAGCTCTGAGAATTGGTGCATGGGAG TATGTTTCAAGATTTGAAGGTGACTTGGTAGCAAAATGCTATTTCTCAAAACGAAAGCTTGTTTGGGAAGTATTGGAAGGTGGGTTGAAGAGCAAGCTAGAAATTCAATGGGGAGATATCTCTGGTCTTAACGCAACCTGTCCTCAAAATGGGCCCGGCACCCTTGAAATAGAG CTATCCAGGCCGCCCATGTTCTTCAAGGAATCTGATCCCCAGCCAAGAAAGCACACAATATGGCAGGCTACTTCTGACTTCACCTCTGGTCAAGCTACTCTTTACAA GAGACATTTGTTGCAGTTTGCTAAAGGACAGCTTGAGAGGCATTACCAGAACCTTATTCAATCTGATGCTCGCTTGAACATGCTAAGTAAGAAAGGTTTAGCAAACAGGGATTCTCCATTATTTGACACAGGATTTTCAGACCAATGCAGTCTTTATTTGAGATTGCTGCAACAGAATATATCTCCTGTGAAACCACACTCTGCATATATGAACAGTGGCAGTTATTTGCCACCTTTGACATGTTCATCAGAGGCAGAACAAAGTAATATATCTGACGTTGGACAAGTGGAGAATGAGGAGAGTTTTTCTGGCTTTTCAGTTTCGACCAGCGAGGAGAAAAATTCATGGTCGTCTAGGAGAAACACAAAGCTTGATGAACTTGCACGATACTTACTGGATGACAGCATATTATAA